In a genomic window of Punica granatum isolate Tunisia-2019 chromosome 6, ASM765513v2, whole genome shotgun sequence:
- the LOC116212200 gene encoding uncharacterized protein LOC116212200: MAPKGDGILEWTDALESAFIDVLLEKFIRTHTTSWKGKDWEQMNKELEEQFPSTTLGSKKLQQKLRRLRTQYTQFTELVSHIGVGWDETTNTVKASADVWDKFIKKNSGYKSFQAKGCKHYNSLNELFRSKTATSALRISSAEPPKSPATYARMEEDFLAAATSRGKEPVNLEEGSGDSDDPVHEVTEPVVIASRRQVRRRSSNADSRLQECLDMLKCNMSRREKERNCTPPTSKRSKSVTSPEKPAAGSIEESMAVLNDLRPQLSIEEYLVAGDCLSKDEQTRRMFMCLLDDTRLPLRPNNMSRATFLVEPQHYKIRRRNVDVQPEIQRCRKWYPFFKNCIGAIDGTHVSATVPSSVRDAYCDRNNEITQNVLAACSHDMMFTHVVTGWEGSAHDSRILSDVATLQTFPAPYGVDAGYPNIHGYMAPYKGQRYDTPPTTEKELFNQRHASVRNVIERCFGVLKSIFAILRSMSNYGPEYEDVFPEEIPPRLPPIQEIKYQIDFVPDTTIPNRLAYRSNPDETKELQRQISELLEKE, encoded by the exons ATGGCCCCCAAGGGTGATGGCATACTTGAGTGGACAGATGCATTGGAGAGTGCATTCATTGACGTGTTACTCGAGAAGTTCATAAGGACGCATACTACATCTTGGAAAGGAAAGGATTGGGAACAAATGAATAAGGAGCTGGAAGAGCAATTTCCAAGCACCACTCTCGGCAGCAAGAAGTTGCAGCAGAAGCTTCGCAGGCTGCGGACCCAATACACGCAGTTCACTGAGCTTGTTTCGCACATTGGTGTCGGTTGGGATGAGACAACCAACACCGTAAAGGCGAGTGCTGATGTGTGGGACAAATTTATTAag AAGAACAGTGGGTACAAGAGTTTCCAAGCCAAAGGCTGCAAGCATTACAACTCATTAAATGAGTTGTTCAGATCTAAGACAGCAACAAGTGCGTTACGTATTTCGTCTGCAGAACCACCAAAGAGCCCAGCAACTTATGCACGCATGGAAGAGGACTTCCTAGCAGCAGCGACAAGTCGGGGAAAAGAACCAGTCAATCTTGAAGAGGGCTCCGGCGATAGTGATGACCCGGTCCATGAGGTTACCGAACCTGTTGTTATAGCGTCCCGTCGTCAAGTGCGTAGAAGGAGTTCCAACGCTGACTCCCGATTGCAAGAGTGCCTCGACATGTTGAAGTGCAATATGAGCAGgagggagaaggagagaaATTGTACCCCTCCGACATCGAAGAGAAGTAAATCCGTGACGAGCCCCGAGAAACCAGCTGCGGGTTCTATCGAGGAGTCGATGGCTGTACTGAATGATTTGCGTCCACAACTGTCCATTGAAGAGTACCTCGTGGCCGGTGACTGTTTATCCAAGGATGAGCAGACAAGGCGTATGTTCATGTGCTTGCTCGATGATACAAGGCTTCCATTG CGGCCGAACAACATGTCCCGCGCAACATTCCTTGTAGAACCTCAACACTACAAG ATAAGACGGAGGAACGTTGACGTGCAGCCTGAAATTCAGAGATGCCGAAAATGGTACCCATTCTTTAAG AATTGCATTGGAGCAATCGATGGAACACACGTGTCGGCTACTGTTCCTTCATCGGTGAGAGACGCGTATTGCGATCGAAATAACGAGATTACGCAAAATGTTCTCGCCGCTTGTTCGCATGACATGATGTTCACACATGTCGTGACTGGATGGGAGGGTTCGGCTCACGACTCGAGAATTTTGTCCGATGTCGCTACATTGCAGACATTCCCCGCTCCATATGGTG TTGATGCGGGATACCCTAATATTCACGGTTATATGGCTCCTTACAAAGGGCAGAGGTATGACACACCACCAACGACGGAGAAAGAGTTATTCAATCAGCGACACGCATCCGTTCGTAATGTTATCGAGCGGTGTTTTGGGGTGCTGAAGAGCATATTTGCCATACTGCGGTCAATGTCAAATTATGGCCCG gagtatgaggatgttTTTCCTGAGGAAATACCACCTAGGTTACCTCCAATCCAAGAGAttaaatatcaaattgattttgttcccgatacgacaattccaaaccgactaGCTTATAGGAGTAATCCTGatgagacaaaggagcttcaacggcagaTAAGTGAGTTGTTAGAGAAAGA gtag
- the LOC116212524 gene encoding E3 ubiquitin-protein ligase MIEL1 isoform X2, with protein MADDSLAIERKDEDFGKCKYGCEHYRRRCRIRAPCCNQVFTCRHCHNEATSSLSNPKDHHELVRHEVKQVICAVCDTEQEVARVCSNCGVNMGEYFCSICKFYDDETAKQQFHCDECGICRVGGRENFFHCPTCGSCYTISLRDNHLCVENSMKGHCPVCYEYLFDSVKGTSILKCGHTIHMDCLREMAMQNQYRCPLCSKAAVNMSDNWRMLDDE; from the exons ATGGCGGACGACTCTCTTGCGATCGAGAGGAAAGACGAGGACTTCGGCAAGTGCAAATATGG TTGCGAGCACTACCGGAGACGCTGCAGGATTCGAGCCCCCTGCTGCAATCAAGTGTTCACTTGCCGCCACTGCCACAACGAGGCGACG AGCTCGTTGAGCAACCCCAAAGATCATCATGAGCTCGTCAGGCATGAAGTTAAACAA GTCATATGTGCTGTCTGTGATACTGAGCAGGAG GTTGCTCGGGTTTGCTCCAACTGTGGTGTCAACATGGGAGAATATTTCTGCAGCATTTGCAAATTCTATGATGACGAG ACAGCGAAACAGCAGTTTCATTGTGACGAATGTGGAATTTGTAG AGTTGGTGGTCGCGAGAATTTCTTCCACTGCCCAACATGTG GATCTTGCTATACAATATCATTGCGCGATAATCACCTATGTGTAGAAAATTCTATGAAGGGCCACTGCCCAGTATGCTATGAG TATCTATTTGACTCAGTTAAGGGGACATCTATCTTGAAGTGCGGACACACAATACACATGGATTGCCTTCGTGAAATGGCAATGCAGAATCA GTATCGCTGTCCGCTTTGCTCCAAGGCAGCTGTAAACATGTCCGACAACTGGAGAATGTTAGATGATGAG TAG
- the LOC116212524 gene encoding E3 ubiquitin-protein ligase MIEL1 isoform X1, whose product MADDSLAIERKDEDFGKCKYGCEHYRRRCRIRAPCCNQVFTCRHCHNEATSSLSNPKDHHELVRHEVKQVICAVCDTEQEVARVCSNCGVNMGEYFCSICKFYDDETAKQQFHCDECGICRVGGRENFFHCPTCGSCYTISLRDNHLCVENSMKGHCPVCYEYLFDSVKGTSILKCGHTIHMDCLREMAMQNQYRCPLCSKAAVNMSDNWRMLDDEIAATPMPEEYRFEVSILCNECNTTGKAPFHIFGLKCSHCRSYNTRRISAVEQPDVATVPSEEEHED is encoded by the exons ATGGCGGACGACTCTCTTGCGATCGAGAGGAAAGACGAGGACTTCGGCAAGTGCAAATATGG TTGCGAGCACTACCGGAGACGCTGCAGGATTCGAGCCCCCTGCTGCAATCAAGTGTTCACTTGCCGCCACTGCCACAACGAGGCGACG AGCTCGTTGAGCAACCCCAAAGATCATCATGAGCTCGTCAGGCATGAAGTTAAACAA GTCATATGTGCTGTCTGTGATACTGAGCAGGAG GTTGCTCGGGTTTGCTCCAACTGTGGTGTCAACATGGGAGAATATTTCTGCAGCATTTGCAAATTCTATGATGACGAG ACAGCGAAACAGCAGTTTCATTGTGACGAATGTGGAATTTGTAG AGTTGGTGGTCGCGAGAATTTCTTCCACTGCCCAACATGTG GATCTTGCTATACAATATCATTGCGCGATAATCACCTATGTGTAGAAAATTCTATGAAGGGCCACTGCCCAGTATGCTATGAG TATCTATTTGACTCAGTTAAGGGGACATCTATCTTGAAGTGCGGACACACAATACACATGGATTGCCTTCGTGAAATGGCAATGCAGAATCA GTATCGCTGTCCGCTTTGCTCCAAGGCAGCTGTAAACATGTCCGACAACTGGAGAATGTTAGATGATGAG ATTGCAGCTACACCAATGCCTGAGGAATACCGATTTGAG GTCTCTATTCTTTGCAATGAGTGCAATACAACCGGCAAGGCTCCATTTCACATCTTTGGTCTCAAGTGCAGCCACTGCAGGTCTTACAACACCCGCAGGATTTCAGCTGTAGAACAGCCTGATGTTGCGACTGTTCCATCTGAAGAGGAACATGAAGACTGA